The Oceanispirochaeta sp. genome window below encodes:
- a CDS encoding TraR/DksA C4-type zinc finger protein: MTETELKTLKELIIKTMGQLEESDTYLQEATQPIEPSVALGRLTRMEAIGEKSVNEAMHIKVKQRLERLKNALDRIEDGSYGVCVRCRKEMPFGRLEAVPESLVCVPCMEKKS, from the coding sequence ATGACTGAAACAGAACTGAAAACCTTGAAAGAATTGATTATTAAAACCATGGGTCAACTTGAAGAGAGTGATACCTATCTTCAAGAGGCGACTCAGCCCATAGAGCCTTCGGTAGCCTTGGGGCGATTGACCCGGATGGAAGCCATCGGAGAGAAAAGTGTGAATGAGGCCATGCATATCAAGGTGAAGCAGCGCCTGGAAAGGCTTAAAAATGCCCTGGACCGCATCGAAGACGGGAGTTATGGAGTCTGTGTCCGCTGCCGGAAGGAAATGCCCTTCGGCAGGCTGGAGGCGGTTCCCGAATCTCTGGTATGCGTACCCTGTATGGAGAAAAAGAGTTGA
- the pgmB gene encoding beta-phosphoglucomutase, with product MSHTIKGIIFDLDGVLVDTAKYHFQAWSQLGESLGFTFTLEDNERLKGVSRLASLEILLSIGKVNLSDEEKKSAMEKKNKNYVNMISQMTPEGILPGALDLLLELKDKGVKTALGSASKNAPLILEKTGLADYLDAVVDGNRTSRAKPDPEVFLLAAEDLSLPPEECLVFEDAEAGIEAARNAGMKTVGIGHRDQLGKADLLYPDLIGVTWSRISEKLSALGG from the coding sequence ATGAGTCATACCATCAAAGGAATAATTTTCGATTTGGACGGTGTTCTTGTTGATACCGCTAAATATCATTTTCAAGCCTGGAGCCAGCTGGGAGAATCCCTTGGATTTACATTTACACTGGAAGACAATGAACGCTTGAAGGGTGTTTCACGCCTGGCATCCCTCGAAATTCTGCTTTCAATTGGAAAAGTGAACCTTTCTGATGAAGAGAAAAAGTCGGCCATGGAAAAAAAGAATAAGAACTATGTGAACATGATCAGCCAGATGACCCCGGAGGGAATACTTCCCGGAGCCCTGGATCTGCTGCTGGAGCTGAAAGACAAAGGTGTAAAAACAGCACTGGGATCGGCCAGTAAAAATGCCCCCCTGATTCTGGAGAAAACCGGATTGGCTGACTATCTGGATGCCGTTGTCGACGGCAATAGAACCAGCCGGGCGAAACCGGACCCGGAAGTATTTTTGCTGGCCGCAGAGGACCTGTCCCTCCCCCCCGAAGAGTGTCTCGTCTTTGAAGATGCGGAAGCCGGCATTGAAGCCGCCCGGAATGCCGGGATGAAAACAGTGGGTATCGGACATAGGGATCAGCTGGGGAAAGCCGATCTGCTCTACCCCGATCTTATAGGAGTCACCTGGTCCAGGATCAGCGAAAAATTATCAGCCCTCGGAGGATAA